In one Capricornis sumatraensis isolate serow.1 chromosome 1, serow.2, whole genome shotgun sequence genomic region, the following are encoded:
- the LOC138075760 gene encoding keratin-associated protein 6-1-like, whose protein sequence is MCGYYGNYYGGLGCGSYGYGGLGCGYGSCYGSGFRRLGCGYGCGYGSGFRRLGCGYGCGYGYGSRSLYGCGYGCGSGYGSGFGYYY, encoded by the coding sequence ATGTGTGGCTACTACGGAAACTACTATGGCGGCCTCGGCTGTGGAAGCTATGGCTATGGAGGCCTGGGCTGTGGCTATGGCTCCTGTTACGGCTCTGGCTTCCGCAGGCTGGGCTGTGGCTATGGCTGTGGCTACGGCTCTGGCTTCCGCAGGCTGGGCTGTGGCTATGGCTGTGGCTACGGCTATGGTTCCCGCTCTCTCTATGGCTGTGGCTATGGATGTGGCTCTGGCTATGGCTCTGGCTTTGGCTACTACTATTGA